GAAATCGCTCAAAGTGAAGCAGGACAGAGAGAGCAGACCGTAGCACCTCAAGCAGTTCAGCCATCCAGTAAACTCACAGCACCTTCTCAACCACAACCAATCCCCTCATCAACAGAAAATACTTCATCTACGACAGCTCGCGACGAAGTTCAACCTTCTCAGCAACTTCCTCAAGCAGAGGTCACTCCACCCTTACCCGTCCCAGCAAAAGTGCCCTCTCCATCAACAATTGATAATCAGCCATCACAAATCGAAGCTCTTCCTTCTGAACCCTCGAATCCAGATTTAATTGCCGAACTTCCTCCAGCCGAACGAGCATTAATGCTGAAGCCACTTGACACTCAAACCCTGCAAAAAGTAACCAATGTTTTGCAAGCCAATACAGGCACAGATCAATCTTCTCAGCCAGCACAAAGTAATGCTGTTTCGGCTAGATAACTTAAACTGTGCGATCGCGAATCTTGGCGCAAGCGTCGCATCATCCAACTTTGAATCAAGAGCAAAATTCGTGAGTGAGTGCTTTCAAGCCCGTTATGTTCAGCCGATTCTAGCTGTTCTAGCTTGTTTTGGAATATTGAATTGCGCGATCGCAAGTTTCACATATAGAGCAGAGGCTCATCCAGTCAGTAGAACACAAGTTCAGCCGATTTCTTATCCCAACCCTGCTACCCACTCTGTGCCCAGTGTTCAGCCAATTCAATACGGCAGTGTGATTCCTGGAGTGTTAGCACCAGGCGGATTTCAGTTTCAGGGGCGATTCTTTGATGCTTACCGATTTCGCGGACTTCAAGGCGATTACATTCGATTGAGTGTCGTTGGATCAGATTCTCGCTCAATGAATTCGCTCAAACTCAAACCTGCTTTTGTCCTACTGGATGCAAATAACAATGTGATTGGTGAAGGGAAACAATCGCCAGAAGCCATTAATATTCGACTTCAAACCAAGTTGTCAGCGACTGGGATTTATACGATCGTAGTCACAAGCCGTCAATCTGGGGATTTAGGACGCTATAGCTTGGCACTTCAGCGAGTTTATAAGAATACCTACCAACGAAAATAGCCTAAATACTAAGACGTTATTTTGGTGAAATACAAATTGCAAGGTTTCACCAAAGTTTTGAATAGATTCGCTGATTCTCCAGATGTGAAATTAGATTTTTCGACTAACAAAACGAAAAGGCTAGAATATACTTGTTAAACAAGTTGAACCTGCTGACTGGCAGAACATTAGTGAGTGCGAAAGATTTATTTCATGAGGCTGTTAAGCAGGCTCTTATTCGAGATGGGTGGAGCATTACAGACAACCCTTTAGTCGTGCGCTACGGTCCAACGAACCTCAAAGTAGACTTGGGCGCAGAGCGCATGATTGCTGCACAGCGAGACGCTGAAACAATCGCAGTAGAAATTAAGAGCTTTCTCGATCCGAGTGCCGTCAATGATTTTCATACGGCTGTAGGGCAATATCTTCATTACCAGCTTGCATTTAGGTATAACCAGTGGAGTCGCAAGCTGTATTTAGCCGTCCCAAAAGAAATCTATGAGACTCAATTTGAGAAGCCGCTTTTTCAAGATAGCATTCAGACATATGGAACTAAAATCTTAGTGTATGGCGCTGAAAATCAGGAGATTGTGGCATGGATCGAGTAGAGCAATATCGAAATATTGTTAGGCAAGTTCTCCAACATTACTACACTCTGTATCAGCGAATGCAAGATGCAGATACAGCAATGTTGTGCGATCGCACCTCGGATCAGTATCAAGTCATCCAAACCGGATGGGATGCTCAACAGCGAAGAATTTACACCACCCTGCACCTATCCATCAAGAACGGAAGAGTTTACATCCACAGTGATCCGACTGAAGAAGGTGTAGCAAATTCGCTCATTGAAGCAGGAATTCCGAAGACCGATATCGTTTTGGAGTACCAGGCTCCAACACTTAGAAAGTATTCAGAGTTTGCTCAGGCTTGAAGCTCATCCAGACGCGATCGTAAAACTCAGTTCCTCTGAGGGCAGCATGAGCAGCAGGGCAGAAAGCGCTTTGATTTGAACTAAGGGCGCGAGTTGCTGCCACGCAATTGCCCAATTCTCATCTTGCAGCCAATCAAGGAACACTTCGTGCAGCGTTACGAGAACTTGGACGGGGGTTCGACTTTCAGCCAAAGCTTGCTCTACGACTGGAACTAGCAAATCTAACGGCGCTTCGTCATCGGTTGAATCTGTATGATGAGTGCGATCGATCGGATCTAATAGCGTTTGTAATAATTCGCGGAATTGCCGACTGATATAGCTTTGACTGACACCGACCTGCTGGGCGATCGCGGCTTGAGTCGGTTGCTGGTCGGTTGATTGCAGGTATTCAATAGCTTGCTTGATCGCTATGGTGAGCCGTTCGGTTCCAGTCGCCGCTTCTAGTGTGACTTCCGAAGCTTTCAGGGGTTCAACCGTGAGATCAATTGGAAAATCTGTGATCAGAATGACCTGCAATTGTTCGGTTGGTCGTCGTTGCGATCGCAGTCGCCCAATTTCTTGGATCAATTCAGCCTGAATGATTTGGTGTAGCCAGGTTTGGAATTCAGGACTCGTTTCTACCGCAACCTTGCCCGTCAAAACAGAATACTCTGCCAGCATTTCAGTCAAATTCGGGCATGGTGCGCCAACAATGATCAACGTTTTGGTTTCCAAGAAGGTATTGACTCCACGACTGTCCCGCCAGTGAGCACCATCCGCAGCAAATTTCTTGAAGTCAATTACTTTTGTCGTGGGATCAATCGATCGATAGTGATTGATCAACGCATTTAAACGACGTTCCTGCTGTTTGCCGCGCTGCATTCCCATTCGTCCTAGATCACTGATGTGAAATAATTTCAAATTATTGGAAATTTTTGCTTTTTCACAACAGACGAAAATCTTCTCTACCGAGCAGTTCAGCTTGCGGGCAAGTTCATTGGGTGTGAGCGTGGCATCGAGAAACAGCGTTGCTTTTGCAGTTGTCACGATCGAGCGATGACGGAGATCAGGAAGTGTCATCGTTAGAGTCTGACGATGAAAGGAAAAACAGCCGCCGGGGGTTTTATCTTGCAAAATTAGCAGGAATTCTTCAAACCATTGTTTCAAAATGTGCTGTTGAGCTTGTTCAGCTTTAGTGCGATCGCTCTCCAAAAATTGCTTGCGTAAATTTCTGGGCAGATCCTGTAAGTCCACTCCATACTCAGCCGTCGTATTGAGAAAACCGAGCGTGGGCTGAAGGACTTGACCGAGCGTGATCGGATCAAGCTCTGGTAGTCGGGGTAACTGAGAAATAACTTCTTCGTGCTTCAATCCAAATTTACGATGTGATTTGCTAGAGAACAACTCCAACAGCGCAATGAGGATCGGAGATAAAACTGCCAGAAGCTGGGAATAATTTTTGAGCAAATGTCCGAGCAGAGCTTCAACATCGCTGATTGTGACCTGAATCTTTTGTGAAACTCTAAAGCTCTGCCCAGGTTCGTCCCAAATGAGAAGAATGTTGCTGTAGTCGTAATCGATCGCGGGTGCAAGACTATCTGGATGCGATCGCACTTTTGGAGATGCCAAAGCAGTGCGGCGCTGATTGAGAAATCCATAGCCAGTCCCTTGAGCATGAGTGCAGCTTTCTTTTAGGGGGCAAGTTCCACAAATCAAGGCGGCTGTGTCTGCGCCGTGAACATTCTTCGATCTCAGTACATTGATCAATTGAGTGCGGTTACAGTTGGGCGCGATCGTGTAAGCAGTTCCAGGAGAAGCACGTTGCAGCCGTTCACTTCCATCCGGTTGTGGCTTCGAGATAAGTCCTCCATGCCGCGCTTCTAGGTCAATCCAACCATTCTCAGATTGAAGCGTTTCAGTTGTAGGATTGCGATGATCATTCGATACATAGAAAAGCTGCCGCACCCCGAAGGTTTCGGGCGTGAGTTGTCCTGCGGTGTAGGATTTCCCACTTCCTGTTCCGCTCTGGTCAAGAATATATTGATAGCCTTGATCAATTGCTCGCTGCCAAACTTGTTGGCGATCGCACGAATCATACTCCACGATCATAGATGGTTGTGGGATTGGCGTTCTCTGAAAACCACGAGCAGGATTTGGTTTTCGAGACAGGCGACGGAGCAGATGCCGAAGTTCTTGAACGAGGAGATTTTCCTGTTGAGCCGCGATCGCTTCAAAGGCTTCAATGCTAATTAACTGTGCTGTACTAAATGCCGTGAAATCAAGTTCATCGATATCGCAAGCAGCTTTCGTAATCTGCTTCCACCAACGAACCTGAACCGAGTAGCCCCAGCTTTGAATCAAGTTCCAAGTTTCCCGGTACTCACGCAGGACATCACGATTTTGAACTGCGCCTGCGTCTGCATTTAGCACTACTTTTTGAGTCTTGAGTTCAACAGCAGCTTGATCAAGAAACTGCCTGAGCAACTGAGGGCTTCTCGCCCACTGTCCACCCGTTGCACCAATCATTAATAATCCAAACCGCTGTGATGCAATCAAGGGCTTGAGAAATCCTTCTGCCAAGTTAATTTCAGTAGTTTGAATCGTTTCTTGGGGTCGGTAAACGCCGATCGGCACTTCTCCAGTCGGCAAATGAATGCCTGCCCCTTCAATTGTTTCTGAACTGACCCAGAAATATTTGCCATTGTCGGGCTTGATTTGTGCGCCGAGAATTTTGCCGTTGATGTCGGGAACTGCGATCGCGAATCCTCGATATCCCCGCAAATACCCACGAGGAGTTACACCCGGTAAATCAGCCGTGACTCCTGGAATTTGAGCGTGAGCCGCCCAACTCCACAACAATCCTTGATCATGTGCCCATTCAATTTGATTTGAAGTCAAGCCTCGATCAATTAAGCTCTGTCGATGTCGAGTCGCAGGGTATCCAGTCGATCGACAAATCCTGCGAAACTGGCGATCGCGTTCTTCAACACTCAGCGTTTGCCTCGGCTGTGATGGCTCAATCCTGTGTGGTATGAGATCAATTGGTGTAGAACTCTGAGAATCCGCAATCCACATCGAAAAGCCGATCGCATCTTCTCCAAGAAATCGGAATCCAACCGGAGTAGCATTGAGATCTCGACAGTGAATGATTTGTGATGCTGTATTCTCACGGCAATCTTTGCGATCGCCCTGGCAGATTGGGCAATCACCTTTGAGAGAACGAAACGATCGACTCATGGCATCCGCCCTCCTGTGAAGGTTGAACACCATTGCTCGATCGACAAAACTGCGATCGACAGCTTGCCTGCGAAAAGCTTACTCGGTCGATTAACCGAGGTCATAGAATTAAATTGCATCAGTTGCCTCTACTTTGTAGGCGCAAAGTAGGGAGTCAGCAGTGGCAACTTGCCCGCAAACTTGATACGATAATCGCAAATGGCGGATTTACAGCATCTCGCCATCCAGTTCGGGGTAAGGCGTGGGACACAGACGAGATAGACCTAGCGACCAAACTTGACCTATCTAGAAGTGTTGCTCCTCTACTCCGGCGCTATGAACACACACGAACCCAAAGCTAAATTGAATGCCTCGTCATTGCAGGCATTCAGTCGTGCAAACTGCTTGTGCCTAAGCTTGGCACAACAGAACCTGCTGGTGAGCGTTAGCTTCGCTTACAGGTACACGATCGCAGTTTAGATTTTGGAAACCGCAATCATAGAACGGATCAGTCAGAAACATTGCTTGTGAGGTAATTCTTTGCAGAGGATTGCCCCGCTTGATTTTTGCAGTCAATCGTTAGGCAGTTTTGAGAGCGTTGGTTTGCATTAGGGAATTAGGGCGCTTCTCCTCTGGATGAAAGCGCGACCAAATTGTTTTCGCTTTGCGGCGACCGCGTGTAGGAACTACCTTTAGGGTTAGTAGGCGATCGATAGTCGGCAAGTTGAGTGATCGACAGATTTTCTCGATCGAACTGAGTTCAAATCGATTCATCGAATCAAAGTCATTGACCCAACTTGAAATGGTGTTCGCGTGCATTCGCGTGTCCATCTCTAATCGATACTGACTTCTACCTTGCTGCTTTAGAATTTCTGGTAGATGACCCATGAGAAACACCGAATCCGGTTGCATCTCTAAGAATTCATCTGGAGCTTCTGGAGCAGTATCCAAGTCAATCAGTTGACTGACTCGCTTGATTCCGAACAGGCGACAGCAATCGAGAAGCGTTTCTCGGCTCAGTCGTTTCGTATGTCCATAGTACAGTTTGATGAGTTGATCTCGATTTAACGAGGACTCTGATAGGTCTTGCTTAATCATGCTATGGAGAACATCAGGATTGTTGAGTCCGTAATGCTCCATGATTTTTGGTAGCTTACTGACTAGCATTTTGGTGTGCTTTGACAGATAGTTTGACTTTAAGGCTACAACTCGAACATAGTACTGTCAATGCCTAGATGCTTTGATTTCGGTGGTTTGTAGGGATTTTTGTAAAAAGAAGCTAGAGGCGAGCTATTGCTTATCTAGGGATCATCTGCTTGATCGGTTATAGCTATAGCTGGCAGGGAAATAGAGGGCTGAAGAGTAGTGAGATTGACACATCGACTCAACAATCTGAAATTTTCCAAAATTTGGAAAGTACGAAAACTCACTCTCTTTGAATTTTCCAAAGTTTGGAAAATTCAACACATTTGATCAACAACTCAGCGTCTCAAAGCCGTCTATTCCGATCGCAAGCTTCTCCCTTCCACATGAGATCGATCGTCAAACGCGATCCTACGTCGCTTGCTCGGTGTTCCCAGCAAATAATTAAGGAGTTCATCAGGCTTCTGATGCTTCGCGCCTTGCAATCGGACTTTCAAACGAGTTGCCATCTGTTTTTGCTCGTCTGTTGCAGCAGAGTGCCGAAAGGTTGTTTTGACAAACCTTTCGAGTAGCTGAAGGAATTCAATGCTGGTATATGAAGACTGCAACTGTTGAGTCGTTGGGTCAAAGATGACGATCGCCTGGTTCTGTGAATCAGACAAAGTGACTCGCGTAGGTGTTTCGACCAGTTGAAGCGGCGTTTCGGTAAGCTGGCTGATTAGGGTTAGACCTCTCAGCGTTGGGGTAGGATCGATCGTTTTAGCAGCACGGGATGAATTCGATTCAGCAGACGCAGCACTCGTCGATTGTTGCTTTGAAGAGTTAGAAGCTGCTGCTGATTTTGATGGCTTCGGATGTCGATCGCTGTCTACCGATTTTGCAGCAGTGTTTTGAGGAGAGGACTTCGATCGAGAACGATCGGCGTGATTCGGGGGAGCTGGTGTGGCAGCTTCAATGTTTTCTGTTTCCTGCTCTGGTTGAGTCGAGGAATTTAGAAGAGATTGCGCTTGTTCTGTCTTAATTGCCAAAACTTCGGATTCCGATAAAGTCTCCATCTGCCACTCATCTTCGGAGAGTTCAGCTTGAAAACAATGCGGATAGCTGAAGATAAAAGATTGCAGTGTGGGAAGTAACTGCTTGAGACGAAGCTCGATTCCTAGCTCTGGAACTTCTGAAGCGTACTCTGGTAGAGGCTGTTTGTTCTTTCTGGCTTCATTGCGCGATCGACGTTTTTGAGCTTCCTCTTGTCGATATTGTTTAATGGCAGGAACCAGTTCAAACAAAGAGCGATCGGTGTACAACCCCTCGCATAGAACAACCCGAACTTTCCCAGTCGTGCGGTGGGTCAGGCGAATCGTTTGATCACGCTTAAACGGAATCGTCCCAATATACTGCCGATGTAGTTTTTCTCGATCCCACCAGTAGAGCTTGACCGAGTAATTCGGACTGTTTGCGTAAGGTGTGCCGTACTCAAAGCAATCGTTGCGAAATCGGCTTCCGTCTTGAGGATTATCTTCAAACTCAGCATTAAAATTATGCTCAGTGAAGGCACGAATGACTCGCTTGCGTCCTTCTACACCAAGTCGCTCAGATAATCTAAGGATACTTTTTACCAAGGTATCGAGCGAGAGTTGCCGACCTAGCTCTACGAACTGCCGTTCTTCTGATCCCAGCAGGGTAAGCAGATCATCTGGTGTAGAATTACTCGGTCGCTTCAACGCCATAGTTTTAACGGTATAAATAAGACTTCTGAACTGTTCAACAGTAGCGCAATGCTCAATCGGATTCATCGCTCTAAGGGAATTTCGACGATCGCAAAGCTAATTGAGTCCAGCACCCTACCGCACCACCATTCAGAAGATAAGCTCAATTTTTCTCATGCTATCAGAAATTCCGATTTCCGCGATCGCCAAGATAAGTTGGTTCTAGAAGCGTTTCCTTTGCGCGATCTCCTTCTCGTTCTAACCGATAGGCTTTTGCAGTCGATCGAGAACTAACAATATTGGCCAAGGTTCCGTTCACAAAATGCAATCCAACGCCATCATCCGCAGCATATCCGTCTGCTAATTCTCCTGACGCGATCATCTGATGATAGACAGGTCTACGATCTCGCTCCCCATCGTAGTGTGGGCAATGACTGCCCTTCAAGAAGCCAAGGCACTTCAGCGACTTGTAAACTCCATTCCCTGTGTAATCGCTCAAGCCTTCCTCAAACCAGCACATTGATCCTGCGCTCAAGCCACAGAGAATAATTCCCTGTTCCCAAGCTTCTTTCAAAATCTGATCAATTCCCCAATCGCGCCAAAGTGCGACTAAGTTCTTCGTATTGCCTCCACCAACATAGATAATGTCTTGCTCTAGCAGAAAGCTGCGGAGTTCCAATGTGGGAGGATTGAACAATGAAAGATGGCAAGGCTGGCAAGAGAACTTTAGAAAGGCTGAATAAAATCGAACAATGTAGCGATCGCTATCTCCACTGGCGGTCGGGAGAAAACAGATTTTGGGCTGGGGCTGAGGGCTGAGTCCCAAAATGTACTGGTCGAGTAAGGGATTCTCTGGCTCCATCGAGAAACCACCTCCACCGATCGCGATGATATGCGTATCTGAAGTAGAACGAATGCTCACTTTTAAGTGCTGATTTGTAATTTGTGCTGATAGTCTGTGATTGTGAAATGCTGATGGTCAGCGCCCTACTCGTTCGGCAAATTGGCGCGGAGTTGTTCTACTTCTACGATCGGCAACTCAGACACTCGCGCAATCACCTCGATTGGAACACCCTCACGCAGTAACTTAAGCGCCATCTCTTGTCTAGCTTCCTGTCTTCCTGCTTGTTTTGACTCTTCGATTCGCTTCAAATAAGCCTCAGACAACTTCATAATCAGTTTCTCCTCTTCAGGTGTGAGATTGCCACGAGTCCCCAAAATCGTGCAATAGTCCGCTAATAAATCTCCAATGTGATCGTGAAATGCTGATGGTCAGCGTCCTACTCGTTCGATAGATTAGCGCGGAGTTGCTCTACTTCTGCGATCGACAGCTTGGTCACCCGTACAACCACCTCCGGTGTAATGCCTTCTTGCAACATATTGAGTGCCATCTCAGAGACTGTCTCTTGTCTGCCTTCCTGTCTGCCTTCTTGTCTACCTTCTTGTTTGCCCTCGCGCTTCCACTCTTCTACTCGTTTAAGATAAGCCGCAGATAGCTTCATGATTAATTCCTCCTCTTCAGATGTGAGCTTGCCACCAGTCTCTAAAATGGTACGATAATCAGCTAATAAATCTCCGATACTATTATATAGCGGAAGTTCGGCAGGTATCTGGGCGAACTCCTCAATCGCTCGTTCTTGCTCATTTTCGCGACCGAGTAACCGCAACCATAATGTCTCCTCAGTCTTCTCTAGCTGATGCACCACGATCAATTTGATCCGCTGTAGACTCGGAAACTCATACACCCCTGCTGCCTCAGTCTCCACAACTGAAAATCCCTGGCGAATCTCAGCCGAAGCCGTAGGCATTAGTAACCACAGATACGGTAATTCCGTCTCAGTGAGACGCTGATTCCGACGTTTTGCCTTTCGGAGTGATTCTCCTTCGGCAGAAATCAACTTTCCTTGGCAGGCGCGGATCTCGATCGCGGTTGCCGCATTCCGAAACACCTCGATTAGCCCATTGCGAGTGAGCAATCGTCCTAGTAATCCCAACTGCGATCGCTGTGCTTCCAATCGAGGATTGAGTTCAAACCACAAATCAGCCGCGCGACTCTCAGCTTTGAGGGGACGATTGGGTACTGCTTTGCCGATCGTGTTTAGTAACTCGGCTAGATAAGCTTTTGCAAAATCATCATGCGGGAATTTAGACATTTGCCGGATTTCGAGCAGAATTCGTTCAATTGTACTATTGAATAACGCTTTTCAGAAATTGAATTCAGGCGATTTCTCTCTTAGCTCAAATCAATCAAGCTTTTTAACGTTTCAGCGTTTTCGATTTTAGTTTTGAGGAACTTAGAGTATTGTTATTCATACAGATAGATGTCGATCGCGATTACAAGAGCCGTGACTGCCTTGAGTGATCGATGAGCTAAGTCGCAAGAGCCGTGATTGCCTTGCCAGCAAATTGAGTTTTTGAATCTCGGTTAATTCAAGCACAGCATTGATAACGAAATGCTACGTGATTTGAGTTCCGTGATTCTGAGCATTTGATCATTTGCGCTGTGGGGAAAGCCTCACATTTGGAGTTTTAGCAATGACTCGTATCGTGCAGTCAAAGCCCCGATTGGGCTTGAAACATCGATTTGTGCAATTTTTTCGGTTTGATGAGCGATCGTTTATTCGGGAACATTGGGATCTCTTTTTACCAGTTGGTTTAGGACTAACGTTGTTTCTAGAAGACCGAATTCTAAAAGATTCAACGGTGACAGCATTTCTGATTCTGTTTGGATTGACCTTTCTATTTTCATTGATTCCGCAACTCACAAGCCGAATGCAGCGCGTTTCTAAACCGATGCAGTATGCGTTAGCAGGTGTTTGTGTGAGTGGAGTTGTTGTAATCGCGGCTCCATTAGTTCTAGCTCAAGCCGCCCCGACTGCTGCTCAATGTGGAGGTGGATTGTTTGGACCACTCGCACAGTTCTTCAGCACTGCTCTGGGTGCGGCTGGTGGGGGCGGAGGTGATATCTGTACACTGTTCGGGTTGATTCAAGCGGCGCTGGTCGTTGTGTTTGTGATTGCAATTGGTGTTGCGGTTTACCAAGTTGGTCAAGGAGCCGAGTTTCGGACGGCATTTACTCCGATTGCTCTGGCATTGGTCGTCGTCGTGGCAGCAGGTATCATCATCCGATTGTTTATGGGTACTGGAACAACAGCGGCTCCAACCACAGGGACTTAAATGATGCAATCCCCTAAACCTCGCGCTGTGAATCGATTGGTGGGGAAACAGCCGAGCATTGGATACCTACCCGCAAATCAATTGCCATTCTGGGTTGGCTTCATCCTCGTGGCAACCTTACTATGGCAACTATTCAACCTAACCCTGGCGCAATTCTTACTGCTTGCTTTTTTGCCTTGCATTGTGTTCTGGTCGTTGACTGGACAGAAAGAATGGAAATTCTTAGAGAAGTTTCACGCGCCCAGGCAGTGGGGAATTGCAAAAGTGCGCTGTCAGTGGCGACAACATTCCCCTTTGCCACAGCGTCCGAAGCTTGGAAAACGTCGAGTGAAGCATTCTGGCAAAACACAGTTGTTTCATCCGCTCGAAGATGCACTGCATCTAGTTTGCTATGGGCAAATGAATGTACAAAATCTTCAAGTTGGATTCGAGCTATTAGAGCAGCGCAAAGGCAAGCAAGGCAGCCGTCAAGAGTTGCGATTTGTGTTTGGCTTTCGGACAACGGGCATTCACGCAACGCTCTCTGAAGCACAAGCAGAAGCAATTCTACAGCGCCTCGAAGCTGCGCTTAAAGAATTGCCGCCTGGTGAACGGTTAACGTTTGAATACTGTTCATTTGCTGAAGATCGCGATCGCCAAATCGAGCTTGACTCTCTGCTAAATACCCAGAGCAATCATTTAGCTGAACTATTAGTCTTTAGTCAGAAAGTGCGATCGCGTGAGCTATATCAACGAGGTCTACGTCAAATTAAGCGCATTCGCATTCTGGGAACCTACACCGTGAAAACCACTCAGCAGGCTCAGAGCGATCGCGATCTAACCACCAAACTGCTGAGATCATTCGCTAACTTCACCGAATGGTTTGCAGGCGAAAAAGAGCAAGCAGACGCAGCCCGACTGCAAAAAATGGTGCATCTCGCATTCACAGAAGGATTCTTGCGCTTAGAGTCGATTCTGACAACCCTGATGGGACTCACTGTGGAGCCTCTAACGGCTGCGGAACTCTGGACAGCCGATTACGCTGAGTTACATACTCAAACGGCTCCTCCAATTCCACAACTGCTGATTCTGGATGAAAAAGGCTTGCGATGTGAGGTCACGAGCGAAGTTCATGCGACCAGCATCCTGTTAAGAGGAGAAAAGGGAGAAAGTGCGGTTCCAATCGCTGCACGAGAATGGATTTACATTCCCCGTAAGCGCAAGTACGCGGGATTCATGCAACTCGGCAAACCATCTGCTTTTCCGTCTGCGCGGGGACAGGTACGCTATCTTTGGGAGCCGATCGCCCGCAATCGACTGCGCGATCTCAAAGTTGTCACTGAACTCTCAACCTCGAATCGCGGACTGCAAAAGTTTAATTTGGAGCGATTAACACGCAACTCCAAAGAACTCTCGATGCGAGCGCTGGGAGGCAAAACAGTCGATGTGGCTTCTGATATGAAAGTGAATGAAGCGATTTCCGCACGACAGGCACTAGAACGCGGCTCAACTGTTGTTACAGTTGCTTCAGGCATTTGGCTTTATCGCAATAATCCAGCCGCTCTAGAGCAGGATTTTAGCTATCTCACTGACTGTTTATCGACCTCCGATTCCGAACGAGCTTACGAAATCACGGAAAATCTCTGGCTACAATCGTTGCCGTATGTTTGGGATGCCTTGCTCACGAAGCCTTACGATCGTCAAGACTACTATCTCAGTCACGAAGCTTCTGGGTTATTGCCTTTAGTTGCGCCGCAGATTGGTGATCCGGGTGGGCTTGAGTTTCTGACGCTTGAAGGCGGAACTCCCGTTCACATTGATCCATTCACGATGCTGATGCACCTCGCGTTTTACGCCACCACTCGCGGTGGAAAAAGCATACTGCTTGCTGAATTGATGATGGGATTCTATTTACGCGGCATCCCAGTGGTTGGATTTGATTTTCCACGTCCAACCGACGGAACCAGTTCATTTTCTGACTTGACCGCAGTTTTGCAGCAATTAGGAGCTAGAGTCGCCTACAACGATACGGGAACCTGTGCCAATAATTTGATTGAAATGCCCGACTTGCGGGAGGTGCCAAATGCGAAAGAGCGTCGAGACGCGATCGTAGATTTTCAAATCGA
This genomic interval from Leptolyngbya sp. NIES-2104 contains the following:
- a CDS encoding element excision factor XisH family protein; this translates as MNLLTGRTLVSAKDLFHEAVKQALIRDGWSITDNPLVVRYGPTNLKVDLGAERMIAAQRDAETIAVEIKSFLDPSAVNDFHTAVGQYLHYQLAFRYNQWSRKLYLAVPKEIYETQFEKPLFQDSIQTYGTKILVYGAENQEIVAWIE
- a CDS encoding XisI protein, which translates into the protein MDRVEQYRNIVRQVLQHYYTLYQRMQDADTAMLCDRTSDQYQVIQTGWDAQQRRIYTTLHLSIKNGRVYIHSDPTEEGVANSLIEAGIPKTDIVLEYQAPTLRKYSEFAQA
- a CDS encoding helix-turn-helix transcriptional regulator, with translation MLVSKLPKIMEHYGLNNPDVLHSMIKQDLSESSLNRDQLIKLYYGHTKRLSRETLLDCCRLFGIKRVSQLIDLDTAPEAPDEFLEMQPDSVFLMGHLPEILKQQGRSQYRLEMDTRMHANTISSWVNDFDSMNRFELSSIEKICRSLNLPTIDRLLTLKVVPTRGRRKAKTIWSRFHPEEKRPNSLMQTNALKTA
- a CDS encoding peptidase E, which produces MSIRSTSDTHIIAIGGGGFSMEPENPLLDQYILGLSPQPQPKICFLPTASGDSDRYIVRFYSAFLKFSCQPCHLSLFNPPTLELRSFLLEQDIIYVGGGNTKNLVALWRDWGIDQILKEAWEQGIILCGLSAGSMCWFEEGLSDYTGNGVYKSLKCLGFLKGSHCPHYDGERDRRPVYHQMIASGELADGYAADDGVGLHFVNGTLANIVSSRSTAKAYRLEREGDRAKETLLEPTYLGDRGNRNF